The Plasmodium knowlesi strain H genome assembly, chromosome: 4 genome window below encodes:
- a CDS encoding tetratricopeptide repeat protein, putative: protein MKDDIKNALEAEREKEQGNLFFSQGDYELSIFHYTRSIKYMPKCSILYTNRSLAYFKIGSFQESLEDALRAKELDKDNLKSYYRICEAYSALKDDENYKKYKQLYREKQNSQRGRTKKEGEATEYREERVNNDSPKSVSPLAKETSPGIAKQRGMKKSDELMHLGETDHTSRFVFMNQPEIKDRVSNFSFEKKEYRNNFLIEEVYDFDVNRSGKDLTNGDGAPKRKTGNTSKGDSHADGDSKRKALVNRADMINDIEIFVNLFADISMHPTPIISVPIEKETRKGKMGHYHNIDFKTLKGKADELFAEKKFDLSMELYNQIIDENDSERGIYYCTVLSNRSACHIEMKKIRSALCDVSKALSILFSFFQTHKEDIKRVNDPEASSLDTPEQTEAFLPTDMEVYKDPKGIYFQAHKLVLRLLFRYVKFSHLYRKNGFKVPSLQQVDSLRSMKGINYVNSGELDRMRNLIYAQL, encoded by the exons ATGAAAGACGACATCAAGAATGCGCTGGAGGCAGAGAGGGAGAAGGAGCAggggaatttatttttttctcagggGGACTATGAG CTGTCGATATTCCACTACACCAGAAGCATAAAATACATGCCAAAGTGCTCCATCCTTTACACGAACCGATCCTTGGCTTATTTCAA GATCGGGTCCTTCCAGGAGAGCCTCGAAGATGCCCTCAGGGCCAAGGAGCTGGACAAAGACAACCTGAAAAGCTACTATCGAATTTGCGAAGCGTACAGTGCGCTAAAGGATGatgaaaattacaaaaagtaTAAGCAACTGTACAGGGAAAAGCAGAATAGCCAGAGGGGACGAACGAAGAAGGAGGGAGAAGCGACTGAGTATCGGGAAGAACGAGTAAATAATGACTCCCCCAAGAGTGTGAGTCCACTCGCAAAGGAAACCTCCCCAGGAATTGCAAAACAGAGGGGCATGAAAAAGAGCGACGAGCTAATGCACCTTGGCGAAACAGATCACACGAGCAGATTTGTCTTTATGAATCAACCCGAGATAAAAGACCGAGTatctaatttttcttttgaaaaaaaagagtacaGAAATAATTTCCTCATAGAAGAAGTGTATGACTTTGACGTGAACAGGTCAGGGAAGGATCTCACGAATGGAGATGGCGCACCTAAAAGGAAAACAGGCAACACATCGAAGGGTGATTCACATGCCGATGGGGATTCCAAGAGGAAGGCGCTAGTGAACCGAGCCGATATGATTAACGATATAGAAATCTTTGTAAACCTGTTTGCAGACATATCCATGCACCCCACCCCTATCATTTCTGTTCCcattgaaaaagaaacaagaaaagggaaaatgggCCATTACCATAATATCGACTTTAAAACATTAAAAGGGAAAGCAGATGAACTTTTCGCGGAGAAGAAATTCGACCTTTCCATGGAACTGTACAACCAAATTATTGATGAAAATGACAG TGAACGAGGAATATACTACTGTACAGTGCTCAGCAACAGAAGCGCCTGCCACatagaaatgaagaagattcGAAGCGCCCTCTGTGATGTAAGCAAAGCGCTAAGTAtacttttctcattttttcaaacacATAAAGAAGATATAAAGCGTGTCAACGATCCAGAAGCCTCCTCACTCGATACACCCGAACAGACAGAAGCATTCCTTCCAACAGACATGGAGGTTTATAAAGACCCCAAGGGAATCTACTTCCAGGCACACAAACTGGTACTGAGGCTACTATTCAGATATGTGAAATTTTCACACCTgtatagaaaaaatggattcaAGGTTCCATCCCTCCAACAG GTGGATTCCCTCAGGAGCATGAAGGGAATAAACTACGTAAACTCTGGAGAGCTCGATCGGATGAGGAACCTAATCTACGCGCAGCTATAA
- a CDS encoding protein kinase 7, putative, with the protein MWDILRRHDKVTPLEKKEKGGQCFVNDYRVVRTVKEDKLSKVILCERGEKLYAIKKYKKRVLLKQREFHKKSHCTQVVVRSKYDDLKNELEILADIKNDYCLTCDEIIANENEIYLVNSYMENEGILQYDDIFFVLRKDEPWFVPLSVIKCVAKCILQSFVYIHTKKNICHRDVKPSNIFCSRNGAIKLGDFGESQYMTNGIIRGTKGTYEFMPPEFFSSRKCYSGDKVDIWSLGITLYALIYRVIPFVQKESLLQLFRDIGKGHVQYPSNRNYFLNEYTKKEVPSCGPSLLSTDIDFLKNLLRRNPRERPTSEEALKHEWLKDVDYACLKQYAKEIYKNRKKL; encoded by the exons ATGTGGGATATTCTGAGGCGACACGATAAAGTCACTCCGCTggagaagaaagagaagggcgGTCAGTGTTTCGTGAACGATTATCGTGTTGTGCGCACGGTCAAGGAAG ACAAACTCAGCAAAGTAATTTTATGCGAGCGGGGAGAAAAACTTTACgccataaaaaaatacaaaaaaagggtgttACTTAAACAAAGGGAATTTCATAAGAAGAGCCACTGCACCCAAGTAGTCGTGCGTTCCAAATACGACGATTTAAAAAACGAATTAGAAATTCTGGcagacataaaaaatgattatTGCCTGACCTGCGACGAAATCATAGCAAATGAGAACGAAATTTATCTTGTGAATAGTTACATGGAAAACGAGGGGATACTCCAGTAcgatgacattttttttgtcctacGGAAGGATGAGCCATGGTTTGTTCCCCTTTCCGTTATCAAGTGTGTGGCTAAGTGTATCTTACAATCTTTCGTGTACATCCACACGAAGAAGAACATATGCCATCGGGATGTGAAACCGTCGAACATTTTCTGCAGCCGGAACGGGGCAATCAAGTTGGGTGACTTCGGTGAGTCCCAGTACATGACCAACGGAATAATACGGGGCACCAAG GGCACTTACGAATTCATGCCTCCCGAGTTTTTCTCTAGCAGGAAGTGCTACTCCGGAGATAAGGTAGACATATGGAGTTTGGGCATCACCCTCTACGCCCTGATCTACCGCGTTATCCCATTCGTCCAGAAGGAATCCCTGCTTCAGTTATTTAGAGACATAGGCAAGGGTCACGTGCAGTATCCTTCCaatagaaattattttttaaatgaatacaCGAAAAAAGAGGTGCCTTCCTGTGGCCCCAGTTTGTTAAGCACGGACATAGATTTTTTGAAGAATCTTTTGAGAAGGAATCCAAGGGAGAGACCCACGTCGGAGGAGGCACTC AAACACGAATGGCTGAAGGACGTCGACTACGCCTGCCTAAAACAATACGCAAAGGAAATCTATAAGAACAGGAAGAAGTTATAG